The genomic segment ACCCAGAGGTCGTGCAGGTTGCAGTCACTGGAGCACCAGAGCGTGCCCTTGAAGTCCGCGGGAAGATCGTAGACGGACTCCGCCTTGGCGTCGGCGCCGGTGAAGGTTCGCTCGCCGATGAGCCGCCCCTCCGGCGAGATGATCGTGTGCTTGACGATGAAGTGCGCCGGGGTCATCGGGTGCGGCGTCATCACGGTGATCTTCCCCGCGGCGATGGTGACCTGCGGCGCATGCGCGGCTTCCTTGCCGGCCCAGCGTCCCGGGGCGTCCTTGGTGTAGATCAATGCGGTGGGGAAGGAGGTCGCCGCCTCCGCACGCCCCACGCGGCTCGCCGCGATCGCCACGCCCATCGCCAGCGAGCCCTTGAGGAAGTCCCTTCTGGTGCTCATGATCCGTCCCTCCGTGTTGAAGACGCCGGGGCGGCCGCCCGGCTCCACGGAGATGAAGCTACGTCCTCGGAGGG from the bacterium genome contains:
- a CDS encoding desulfoferrodoxin family protein is translated as MSTRRDFLKGSLAMGVAIAASRVGRAEAATSFPTALIYTKDAPGRWAGKEAAHAPQVTIAAGKITVMTPHPMTPAHFIVKHTIISPEGRLIGERTFTGADAKAESVYDLPADFKGTLWCSSDCNLHDLWVTEVVI